One stretch of Priestia megaterium DNA includes these proteins:
- the nikB gene encoding nickel ABC transporter permease, with protein sequence MKLISKRIIELLIFLVILSFLSFVLMKLAPGDPVKQMLRVDDVAVSEEQMNNLRTELGFDEPVYIQYGKWLKRFFQFDLGSSYMTKEPVIDELVEKFPATLRLTVASLVVMLLIAVPLGTLSALYPNKWIDYLSRSISLIGASIPSFWLGLLFIQLFSVRLQWLPSMGTGTAAHLVLPSLTLGFAMSAVYMRMIRASLLEGLKQDFVRSARARGISESRIFIFHAFRYSLTPILTILGTSLGSLLGGTVIIEVLFAYPGIGKLVIDAIMNRDYPVIQGYILWMGLFVVLINSLVDLSYKYVNPQLYVKGGDKT encoded by the coding sequence ATGAAATTAATTAGTAAAAGAATAATAGAATTACTCATTTTTTTAGTTATACTATCGTTTCTCAGCTTTGTTTTAATGAAGTTAGCTCCAGGAGATCCAGTTAAGCAAATGCTTCGCGTAGATGACGTGGCAGTTTCTGAGGAACAAATGAATAATTTGAGAACAGAGCTAGGATTTGATGAACCCGTATATATTCAATATGGAAAGTGGCTGAAGCGCTTTTTTCAGTTTGATTTAGGATCTTCGTATATGACAAAAGAGCCTGTCATCGACGAATTGGTGGAGAAGTTTCCAGCTACGCTGCGCTTGACGGTTGCATCTTTGGTTGTGATGCTGTTAATAGCTGTGCCACTCGGAACGCTGTCAGCACTATACCCGAATAAGTGGATTGATTATCTCAGCAGAAGTATTTCCTTAATTGGAGCGTCTATTCCAAGCTTTTGGCTCGGCCTTTTGTTTATACAGCTGTTCTCTGTACGTCTTCAATGGCTTCCTTCGATGGGGACAGGCACAGCAGCTCATCTTGTGCTGCCTTCTTTAACGCTTGGTTTTGCCATGTCCGCTGTGTATATGCGAATGATTAGAGCTAGTCTGCTAGAAGGGTTGAAACAAGATTTTGTACGATCTGCTCGAGCAAGAGGAATCAGTGAAAGCCGCATTTTTATTTTCCATGCGTTCCGGTATAGCTTAACACCTATCCTTACCATTTTAGGGACGAGCTTAGGCAGTTTACTTGGAGGAACGGTCATCATTGAAGTGCTTTTTGCTTATCCTGGAATCGGAAAATTAGTTATTGATGCGATTATGAATCGTGATTATCCTGTAATTCAAGGGTATATTTTGTGGATGGGCCTGTTTGTTGTTTTAATCAATTCACTTGTGGATTTGAGCTACAAATATGTAAATCCCCAGCTCTATGTAAAGGGAGGGGATAAAACGTGA
- the nikC gene encoding nickel transporter permease, with product MKKPQLPFVVISVCGIALILFCLFGSQLTPMDPTQVNMQDRLQKATSDHWLGTDHLGRDLFSRIIAGAQTTIGTSFLVLALSLLIGVPVGLVSGYVGGKIDRFLMRIVDAFLAFPDYIAAIVLSGLLGPGLFNLIAAMVIVKWVSYARLVRSTVLQEKSKEYVLIAKLNGVGVFHLILRHFLPHVGGQILVLATLDIGKIILMMASLSYIGLGTQPPAPEWGTMLNEGRAYFYNAPQLMFIPGAAIILFVLAFTALGEYIRGKYQVNR from the coding sequence GTGAAAAAGCCGCAGCTTCCTTTTGTAGTAATAAGCGTGTGTGGTATTGCGCTTATTTTATTTTGTCTGTTTGGAAGTCAGCTAACACCAATGGATCCCACACAAGTCAATATGCAAGATCGGCTTCAAAAAGCCACCAGTGATCACTGGCTAGGGACTGATCACTTAGGCAGAGATCTTTTTTCACGAATCATAGCTGGAGCTCAGACCACAATTGGGACTAGTTTTCTTGTCTTAGCTCTTTCTCTTTTGATTGGAGTACCTGTTGGTTTAGTTTCAGGGTATGTTGGAGGAAAGATAGATCGCTTCTTAATGAGAATTGTAGATGCTTTTTTAGCTTTTCCTGATTATATTGCAGCCATCGTTTTAAGCGGGCTTTTAGGACCCGGATTATTCAACTTAATTGCCGCGATGGTTATTGTAAAGTGGGTTAGTTATGCAAGGCTAGTGCGCAGTACTGTGCTTCAAGAAAAGTCAAAAGAATATGTGCTGATTGCTAAATTAAACGGAGTTGGAGTGTTTCATTTAATCTTACGTCATTTTCTTCCCCATGTGGGAGGACAGATTCTTGTTCTTGCTACGCTGGATATAGGGAAAATTATTTTAATGATGGCTTCATTATCCTATATTGGACTAGGGACTCAGCCTCCGGCTCCGGAATGGGGAACGATGCTAAATGAAGGCAGAGCCTACTTTTACAATGCTCCGCAGCTAATGTTTATACCAGGCGCGGCCATTATTTTGTTTGTGCTGGCGTTTACAGCTTTAGGTGAATATATTCGAGGAAAATATCAAGTTAATCGGTAA